The Sinomicrobium kalidii genome contains a region encoding:
- the polA gene encoding DNA polymerase I: protein MSDQKRLFLLDAYALIFRGYYAFIKNPRINSKGMDTSAIMGFTNSLLDVIKREKPDHLAVAFDKGGSVARTEMFEAYKANRDETPEAIRIAIPYIQEILKAMHIPVIEKEGFEADDIIGTLAKQAEKEGYQTYMVTPDKDFAQLVSENIFMYRPARMGNGIEIWGIPEVQKKFEVEKPEQVIDYLGMMGDSVDNIPGFPGVGDKTAKKFLKEFGSVENLIANVDSLKGKMKEKIKDNTEQGLLSKKLARIMLDVPVEFHEQDFELNTPDFEKVKEIFRELEFRRLTENLMKTFGQESSVETSAADGKASGSKTAKAQENVQFDLFGSPAEETGTTTTTSAYKTIETTPHHYQYVNTPLGRKLLLEKLMLQKSVCFDTETTSIKSLEAELVGISFSWEPGKGYYVIFPEDQEETTSILEEFRPFFEAEGIEKIGQNLKYDIKVLSNYNIRVKGKLFDTMIAHYLINPDMRHNMDVLAETYLKYQPVPIETLIGKKGKNQKSMRTVALEKQTEYGVEDSDITLQLKLLFEGELPNRNALKLFEEIEAPLVQILADMEIEGIRVNTDFLKSLSEALDKDIKGLEKSIYEQAGEEFNLASPKQLGPILFEKLKLVNKPKKTKTGQYSTAEDVLSYLAKDHKIVEDILMWRQLQKLQNTYVDALPNEINPKTNRVHTVYSQAVAATGRLSSNNPNLQNIPIRTERGRQIRKAFIPRNEDYILLAADYSQIELRIIAALSEEENMIKAFRDGEDIHASTAARVFGVPLEEVTREQRSNAKTVNFGIIYGVSAFGLSNQTTLSRSEAKELIDTYYKTYPKLRAYINNQVHFAQDHGYVETILGRRRYLPDINSRNQVVRGAAERNAVNAPIQGSAADIIKIAMINIHKKLREGDFKTKMLLQVHDELVFDACKAELDTIKPLIKSEMENAYKLVIPLDVEIGLGEDWLAAH from the coding sequence ATGTCAGATCAGAAACGCCTTTTTCTTTTGGATGCCTACGCCCTGATATTCCGGGGATATTATGCATTTATCAAAAACCCCAGGATAAATTCCAAGGGCATGGACACCTCGGCCATCATGGGGTTTACCAACTCCCTGCTGGACGTGATAAAGCGCGAAAAACCCGATCATCTTGCCGTTGCCTTTGACAAGGGAGGTTCTGTGGCACGCACCGAAATGTTCGAGGCCTACAAGGCCAACCGGGACGAAACCCCGGAAGCGATCCGGATCGCTATTCCGTATATTCAGGAAATCCTAAAGGCCATGCATATCCCGGTCATCGAAAAGGAAGGTTTCGAAGCAGATGACATTATCGGCACCCTGGCCAAACAGGCCGAAAAAGAGGGATACCAGACCTATATGGTCACGCCCGACAAGGATTTTGCACAGTTAGTGTCCGAAAACATTTTTATGTACCGCCCGGCAAGAATGGGAAATGGCATCGAAATATGGGGAATACCGGAAGTACAGAAGAAGTTTGAAGTGGAAAAACCGGAACAGGTAATCGACTATCTCGGGATGATGGGAGATTCGGTAGATAACATTCCCGGTTTTCCCGGAGTGGGCGATAAGACAGCAAAAAAATTCCTTAAGGAATTCGGAAGCGTAGAGAACCTCATTGCCAATGTCGACAGCCTCAAGGGCAAGATGAAAGAAAAGATAAAGGACAATACGGAACAGGGACTTTTGTCCAAGAAACTGGCCCGGATCATGCTTGATGTTCCCGTGGAATTTCACGAACAGGACTTTGAGCTGAACACCCCCGATTTCGAAAAAGTCAAGGAAATTTTCCGAGAACTGGAATTCCGTCGCCTTACCGAAAACCTAATGAAGACCTTCGGACAGGAAAGTTCCGTCGAGACTTCCGCTGCCGATGGCAAGGCCTCCGGTTCAAAAACCGCAAAGGCACAGGAAAACGTACAATTCGATCTGTTCGGCTCTCCTGCCGAAGAAACGGGCACTACGACAACAACCTCGGCATACAAGACTATCGAAACCACCCCACACCATTACCAATATGTTAACACTCCCCTCGGGCGGAAATTGCTGCTGGAAAAACTCATGCTGCAAAAAAGCGTGTGTTTTGATACGGAAACGACCAGCATAAAATCACTGGAAGCCGAACTTGTGGGGATTTCGTTTTCATGGGAGCCGGGAAAAGGTTATTACGTCATTTTTCCCGAAGACCAGGAAGAAACAACCTCCATACTGGAAGAATTCCGCCCTTTCTTCGAAGCGGAAGGGATCGAAAAGATAGGTCAGAACCTGAAATACGACATCAAGGTACTTTCCAATTACAATATCCGTGTGAAGGGAAAACTGTTCGACACCATGATCGCCCATTACCTCATCAACCCCGATATGAGGCACAATATGGACGTACTGGCGGAAACCTACCTGAAATACCAACCTGTTCCCATAGAAACCCTTATCGGTAAAAAAGGGAAAAACCAGAAATCCATGCGAACCGTAGCCCTGGAAAAACAAACGGAATACGGCGTGGAAGATTCAGACATTACCCTACAACTCAAACTCCTGTTCGAGGGCGAACTTCCCAACCGCAACGCCCTGAAATTGTTTGAGGAGATCGAAGCTCCCCTGGTTCAGATTCTTGCCGATATGGAAATCGAAGGTATCCGGGTGAACACGGATTTCCTGAAATCGCTTTCCGAAGCCCTGGACAAGGATATAAAGGGATTGGAAAAAAGCATTTATGAACAGGCCGGTGAAGAATTCAACCTGGCCTCTCCAAAACAACTCGGTCCCATCCTCTTCGAAAAACTGAAACTGGTCAATAAACCCAAAAAGACCAAAACCGGACAGTATTCCACCGCCGAAGATGTATTGTCTTATCTGGCCAAGGACCACAAGATCGTGGAAGACATCCTGATGTGGCGGCAATTGCAGAAATTGCAGAACACCTATGTAGATGCCCTCCCCAATGAGATCAACCCGAAAACGAACCGTGTCCATACGGTATACAGCCAGGCCGTAGCAGCTACGGGAAGGCTGAGCAGTAACAACCCAAACCTGCAAAACATCCCCATACGCACCGAAAGGGGACGGCAAATACGCAAGGCGTTTATCCCAAGAAACGAAGATTACATCCTTCTTGCAGCCGACTATTCGCAAATAGAACTCCGGATCATTGCGGCACTCAGTGAAGAAGAAAACATGATCAAGGCCTTCAGGGATGGGGAAGATATTCACGCTTCCACCGCGGCAAGGGTTTTCGGGGTACCGCTGGAAGAAGTGACAAGGGAACAGCGAAGCAATGCCAAAACCGTGAATTTCGGGATCATTTACGGGGTTTCCGCCTTCGGGCTGAGCAACCAGACCACACTTTCCAGAAGCGAGGCCAAGGAACTCATAGACACCTATTACAAAACCTACCCGAAACTGCGGGCATATATCAACAACCAGGTCCATTTTGCCCAGGATCACGGTTATGTGGAAACCATACTCGGCAGAAGACGCTATCTGCCGGACATCAACTCCCGGAACCAGGTGGTTCGCGGTGCTGCCGAACGAAACGCGGTAAACGCCCCTATACAGGGAAGTGCTGCCGATATCATTAAAATAGCCATGATCAACATCCACAAAAAGCTCCGGGAAGGAGATTTCAAGACCAAAATGTTACTCCAGGTACATGACGAACTGGTCTTTGACGCCTGCAAAGCCGAACTTGACACCATAAAACCGCTTATAAAATCTGAAATGGAAAATGCATATAAGCTGGTTATTCCCCTCGATGTGGAGATCGGACTTGGCGAAGATTGGCTGGCGGCACATTAA
- a CDS encoding serpin family protein — MKKLSLSGIIWSFLFFCMACDHDPSSSPEGPKGELPRELTASEIKLVEADHAFSYDIFRRTVAYDTEKDNLMISPLSISTALAMTLNGANGETYESIRQTLRLQGMSQEEINEAFRSLIKLLISADPKVRIQIANSIWYREGIPVKEGFIQRLKEHYGAEVGELDFSDPASVTIINNWVEQNTEGLIKTIIEKIPGDMAMYLINALYFKGEWLYKFDKKDTRKADFFPESGEQIQVDMMSREGKFATYSGEDARLIELPYGDSLYTMSILMPGDPKMPIDRFISEEVTKTNLDAWRSNLHVIGNTQLKLPKFELKYELTYNNILKAMGMDIAFEEGMADFTGIATTPPLFIDNVKHKTHIRVDEEGTEAAAVTSVGIGITSAPLPISVNRPFVFIVYEQTSGTNLFMGKVKRP, encoded by the coding sequence ATGAAAAAGTTGAGTCTTTCCGGCATAATATGGTCCTTCCTCTTTTTTTGTATGGCATGTGACCATGATCCTTCTTCTTCTCCCGAAGGTCCCAAAGGAGAACTGCCCCGTGAACTGACTGCATCTGAAATAAAACTCGTGGAAGCGGACCATGCTTTCAGTTACGACATTTTCCGCAGGACCGTAGCTTATGATACGGAAAAGGACAACCTGATGATCTCTCCGCTGAGCATCTCCACTGCCCTGGCCATGACGCTTAACGGGGCAAATGGAGAGACCTATGAAAGCATACGACAAACACTCCGGCTGCAAGGCATGAGCCAGGAGGAAATAAACGAAGCTTTCCGGTCCCTGATAAAACTCCTGATCTCGGCCGACCCCAAAGTGCGGATACAGATTGCCAATTCCATCTGGTACAGGGAAGGTATCCCCGTAAAAGAAGGTTTTATACAGCGATTAAAAGAGCACTACGGTGCGGAAGTGGGCGAACTTGATTTTTCTGATCCTGCATCGGTTACCATTATCAATAACTGGGTAGAACAGAACACGGAGGGGCTTATTAAAACCATTATTGAAAAAATTCCCGGTGACATGGCCATGTACCTGATCAATGCGCTCTATTTTAAGGGCGAATGGCTGTACAAATTCGATAAAAAAGATACGCGAAAGGCTGATTTTTTCCCCGAATCGGGAGAACAAATACAGGTTGACATGATGAGCCGGGAGGGAAAGTTCGCCACGTATTCCGGAGAGGATGCCCGCCTTATTGAACTGCCCTACGGGGACAGCCTTTATACCATGAGCATTCTTATGCCGGGCGACCCGAAAATGCCGATCGACCGGTTCATTTCGGAAGAAGTTACGAAAACCAACCTGGATGCATGGCGGTCAAATCTTCACGTTATCGGGAACACACAACTGAAACTCCCCAAATTCGAACTGAAATACGAACTCACCTACAACAATATCCTGAAAGCCATGGGGATGGATATTGCCTTTGAAGAGGGTATGGCCGATTTTACCGGAATAGCAACAACGCCACCACTTTTTATTGATAATGTAAAACACAAAACCCATATCCGTGTGGATGAAGAAGGAACAGAAGCGGCTGCAGTGACCAGTGTCGGCATCGGGATTACTTCCGCTCCTCTTCCAATAAGCGTAAACCGTCCTTTCGTGTTTATCGTCTACGAACAGACAAGCGGCACCAACCTTTTTATGGGCAAAGTAAAAAGGCCATGA
- a CDS encoding DUF5916 domain-containing protein: MPLKAISAPAIDGNIDDDGWEIVEWGGDFTQRDPVENAPPTEQTQFKIIYDEKNLYVAIRCFDAEPDGIVKRLSRRDGFEGDRITIMFDSNVDLQTAFAFTITAAGVKGDEVVTQNGNNWDPSWNPIWYVKTATDERGWTAEMRIPLSQLRFGKNREQVWGLQLSRMYFRNNERSEWQFFPRNAPGWISEAGKLYGLIGLQQQKQLEIQPYVVTSLETYEEEQGNPFMDGSDTELNGGIDGKVGITNDLTLDFTVNPDFGQVEADPSAIALDGFQIFFEEQRPFFVENKNIFDYRISNTIAGNTEGTDNIFYSRRIGRSPQASPNVHEGEYAEQPEKTTILGAAKFSGKTRNGWSIGVLESVTSKEYARISNDGERREELIEPLTNYFVGRLQKDFNKRNSYIGGIFTATNRGDLSENLDFLHRSAYSGGLDFKHQWKDRTWYTAGNLIMSAVSGSAKAIKRTQGNIARLYQRVDATYTEVDTTRTTLAGHGGNLQLGKARGNLNFEGGVTWRSPGLELNDVGFLRKSDYITHYAWGGYRITKPFSIFRMVRFNYNHWSSWDFGGAHNELKFNTNSHAQFKNNWYLGTGLTVQPRRYSNTALRGGPKLKLPDGVSYWVYVDSDARKKLRYGFEFSFATGQEKAYDVDEYSAYLIYQPVNALKISLEPSYEINRDKLQFVENIQTTDGIRYLNAEIAQRTLSASLRVNYTINPNLTIQYWGQPFISRGRYSGFKHIVNPRGGNFEDRFYAYAPGEVSYDEADNTYVVDEGANGAADYSFKNPDFSVVQFRSNLVLRWEYIPGSELYLVWSQGIAQPGNPRDKLFTALDRNILGAQPRNIFLIKATYRFVL, encoded by the coding sequence ATGCCTTTGAAGGCGATTTCTGCACCCGCAATAGACGGGAACATAGATGATGACGGCTGGGAGATTGTGGAATGGGGTGGCGATTTTACCCAACGGGACCCGGTTGAGAACGCCCCGCCCACGGAGCAAACACAATTCAAGATCATATATGACGAGAAGAACCTGTATGTGGCTATCCGCTGCTTTGATGCCGAACCCGACGGAATTGTAAAACGGCTGTCCAGGCGGGACGGTTTTGAGGGCGATCGTATTACCATTATGTTTGACAGTAATGTCGATCTTCAGACGGCATTTGCATTTACCATAACCGCAGCCGGAGTAAAAGGAGATGAAGTGGTGACCCAAAACGGGAATAACTGGGACCCGAGCTGGAACCCGATCTGGTATGTGAAAACGGCTACGGATGAGAGAGGATGGACAGCAGAAATGCGGATACCGCTGAGCCAACTGCGGTTTGGCAAAAACAGGGAACAGGTATGGGGTTTGCAGTTATCGAGAATGTACTTCAGGAACAATGAACGTTCGGAATGGCAGTTTTTTCCGAGAAATGCCCCGGGATGGATCAGCGAAGCCGGGAAATTGTACGGGCTGATCGGCCTGCAACAGCAAAAACAACTGGAAATACAGCCCTATGTGGTGACTTCCCTGGAAACATACGAAGAAGAACAGGGGAACCCGTTCATGGACGGAAGCGACACAGAACTAAACGGCGGAATAGATGGCAAGGTAGGGATTACCAACGACCTCACTCTCGATTTTACGGTAAACCCGGATTTCGGACAGGTAGAAGCCGATCCCTCGGCCATAGCGCTGGACGGCTTCCAGATATTTTTTGAAGAACAGCGTCCCTTTTTTGTGGAAAACAAGAACATTTTCGACTACCGTATTTCCAATACCATTGCGGGAAATACGGAAGGAACGGATAATATTTTTTATTCCAGACGTATCGGGAGAAGTCCTCAGGCATCACCAAATGTTCATGAAGGAGAATATGCCGAACAACCGGAAAAGACCACAATACTGGGGGCGGCAAAGTTCAGCGGAAAAACCAGGAACGGGTGGTCCATAGGAGTGCTGGAAAGTGTTACTTCGAAAGAATATGCCAGGATCAGTAATGATGGTGAGCGGAGAGAAGAGCTGATAGAACCGCTTACCAATTATTTTGTTGGAAGGTTACAAAAAGATTTTAACAAAAGAAATTCCTATATCGGAGGCATTTTTACTGCTACAAACCGGGGAGATCTTTCGGAAAACCTGGACTTCCTGCACCGTTCGGCCTATTCCGGGGGACTGGATTTCAAGCATCAGTGGAAAGACAGGACCTGGTATACGGCAGGAAACCTGATTATGAGTGCGGTCTCCGGTTCTGCGAAAGCCATAAAACGCACGCAGGGAAACATTGCCCGGCTGTACCAGCGTGTTGATGCTACCTATACGGAAGTGGATACCACCAGGACCACCCTGGCGGGACACGGCGGAAATCTTCAACTCGGAAAGGCGCGCGGAAACCTGAATTTCGAGGGCGGAGTAACATGGCGTTCCCCGGGTCTGGAACTGAACGACGTAGGCTTTTTACGGAAATCCGATTATATAACACATTACGCCTGGGGAGGATACCGGATCACCAAACCTTTTTCCATATTCAGGATGGTGCGTTTTAATTACAATCACTGGAGTTCCTGGGATTTCGGGGGGGCGCACAACGAGTTGAAATTTAATACCAACAGTCATGCCCAGTTTAAGAACAATTGGTACCTCGGTACGGGGCTTACTGTTCAGCCCAGGAGGTATTCAAATACGGCATTGCGCGGAGGCCCCAAGCTGAAGCTTCCCGACGGGGTCAGCTACTGGGTTTATGTAGATTCCGATGCCCGTAAGAAATTGCGTTACGGTTTTGAATTTTCTTTTGCAACCGGACAGGAAAAGGCCTATGATGTAGATGAATATTCTGCTTACCTTATTTATCAGCCTGTAAATGCACTTAAAATTTCTCTCGAACCGTCTTATGAGATAAACAGGGATAAATTGCAGTTTGTGGAAAACATACAAACCACCGACGGAATAAGATATCTCAACGCGGAAATAGCCCAGCGGACCCTGAGTGCTTCCCTGAGGGTAAATTATACGATAAATCCGAACCTTACCATACAATACTGGGGGCAGCCCTTTATTTCCAGGGGCAGGTACTCTGGTTTCAAGCATATAGTCAACCCGCGGGGCGGGAATTTTGAAGACAGGTTTTATGCTTATGCTCCCGGTGAGGTCAGCTATGATGAAGCAGACAATACCTATGTTGTGGATGAGGGAGCCAATGGCGCTGCGGATTATTCCTTTAAAAATCCGGATTTTTCAGTGGTGCAATTTCGCTCTAATCTCGTACTCCGATGGGAATATATTCCCGGTTCCGAACTCTACCTGGTGTGGTCGCAGGGGATTGCGCAACCCGGAAATCCTCGTGATAAGCTGTTCACGGCCCTGGACAGGAATATCCTCGGAGCACAGCCCAGGAATATTTTTCTGATCAAGGCAACCTACAGGTTTGTACTGTGA